Proteins found in one Pseudopipra pipra isolate bDixPip1 chromosome 19, bDixPip1.hap1, whole genome shotgun sequence genomic segment:
- the RPL38 gene encoding large ribosomal subunit protein eL38, with protein sequence MPRKIEEIKDFLLTARRKDAKSVKIKKNKDNVKFKVRCSRYLYTLVITDKEKAEKLKQSLPPGLAVKELK encoded by the exons ATG CCTCGCAAGATTGAGGAGATCAAGGACTTCCTGCTAACAGCACGGAGGAAGGACGCCAAGT CCGTCAAgatcaagaagaacaaggacaaTGTGAAGTTCAAGGTGCGCTGCAGTCGGTACCTCTACACCCTGGTCATCACCGACAAGGAGAAGGCCGAGAAGCTGAAGCAGTCCCTGCCcccag GTCTGGCCGTGAAGGAGCTGAAATGA
- the TTYH2 gene encoding protein tweety homolog 2 isoform X1, with product MGPARADYLAPWWAAWLHGLPHRGPRLQPVPSAFRPQDPDYQQSLLFLGLVAAVCLGLNLLFLAVYLICLCCCKRDQDPDSKQPHSCCVTWMAVTAGLICCAAVGIGFYGNSETNDGVFQLLYALDHANQTLTGIDSLVAGTTLQMQGGLEQHLARLNEVLAPRGDYVQTLKLVEQLAGSIVLQLQGLPGWGGVSTDLTALSARVAFVEYYRWLAYLLFFILVLTVCLLACLGLAKRSRCLLAMMLCCGLLTLVLSWASMAVDTVAAVGTSDFCVAPDKFIMNQTDDEISAVVAHYYLYCDQSLSNPFQQVLTVFQRSLTTMQIQTQGLIQYALPLFPTAEKDLLGVQQLLNSSETSLHQLTALLDCRGLHKDYLDALIGICYDGVEGLLYLGLFSLLAAASFSTIICAAPRAWKQLTGRDRDYDDMDEEDPFNPQARRIAAHRPPRGQLRSFCSYSSSLGSQSSLHPPAQTVSNAPVSEYMNQAVLFGGNPRYENVPLIGRGSPPPTYSPSMRATYLSVTDEHIRHRGDFPA from the exons atgGGGCCCGCCCGCGCCGACTACCTGGCGCCCTGGTGGGCGGCCTGGCTGCACGGGCTCCCGCACCGCGGCCCGCGCCTGCAGCCCGTGCCCTCCGCCTTCCGCCCGCAGGACCCCGACTACCAGCAG TCGCTGCTTTTCCTGGGCTTGGTGGCCGCCGTGTGCCTCGGCCTCAACCTCCTCTTCCTCGCCGTCTACCTgatctgcctgtgctgctgcaagaGGGACCAGGACCCCGACTCCAAGCAGCCCCACTCCTGCTGCGTCACCTGGATGGCCGTCACTGCCGGGCTCATCTGCTG cgCTGCCGTCGGCATCGGCTTCTACGGGAACAGCGAGACCAACGACGgggtgttccagctgctctacGCCCTGGACCACGCCAACCAGACCCTCACTGGCATCGACTCGCTG GTTGCAGGCACCACGCTGCAGATGCAgggggggctggagcagcacctgGCGCGGCTGAACGAGGTGCTGGCGCCGCGGGGGGATTACGTGCAGACCCTCAAGCTGGTGGAGCAGCTGGCCGGGAGCATcgtcctgcagctgcaggggctgccGGGCTGGGGGGGCGTCAGCACCGACCTCACCGCGCTGTCGGCACGTGTCGCCTTCGTGGAGTACTACCG GTGGCTGGCCTACCTCCTCTTCTTCATCCTCGTCCTCACCGTCTGCCTGCTGgcctgcctggggctggccAAGCGCTCCCGCTGCCTCCTGGCCAT GATGTTGTGCTGTGGGCTGCTGACCCTCGTCCTCAGCTGGGCCTCCATGGCTGTGGACACGGTGGCGGCAGTG GGCACCAGCGACTTCTGCGTGGCCCCAGACAAGTTCATCATGAACCAGACAGACGACGAGATCAGTGCAG TGGTGGCTCATTATTACCTGTACTGTGACCAGAGCCTGAGCAACCCCTTCCAGCAG GTTCTCACCGTCTTCCAGCGCTCGCTCACCACGATGCAGATCCAGACCCAGGGTCTCATCCAGTATGCACTGCCCCTCTTCCCCACAGCTGAG AAAGACCTTTTGGGGGTTCAGCAGCTCCTCAACTCCTCAGAGACCAGCCTGCACCAGCTGACAGCCCTGCTGGACTGCCGGGGGCTGCacaag GATTACCTGGACGCCCTCATCGGGATCTGCTACGACGGGGTGGAGGGGCTGCTCTACCTGGGGCTcttctccctgctggcagctgcctcctTCTCCACCATCATCTGCGCTGCCCCCCGCGCGTGGAAGCAGCTCACAGGACG GGACCGGGACTACGACGACATGGACGAGGAGGACCCGTTCAACCCGCAGGCTCGGCGCATCGCCGCCCACCGCCCGCCCCGGGGGCAGCTCCGCAGCTTCTGCAGctacagcagcagcctgggcagccagagcagcctcCACCCCCCCGCCCAGACCGTGTCCAACGCCCCCGTCTCCGAGTACAT GAACCAGGCCGTGCTCTTCGGAGGGAACCCGCGCTACGAGAACGTGCCCCTCATCGGCAGGGGGTCTCCCCCCCCCACG tACTCCCCGAGCATGAGGGCCACGTACCTGAGTGTCACCGATGAGCACATCCGGCACCGCGGCGACTTCCCGGCGTAG
- the TTYH2 gene encoding protein tweety homolog 2 isoform X2 codes for MMLCCGLLTLVLSWASMAVDTVAAVGTSDFCVAPDKFIMNQTDDEISAVVAHYYLYCDQSLSNPFQQVLTVFQRSLTTMQIQTQGLIQYALPLFPTAEKDLLGVQQLLNSSETSLHQLTALLDCRGLHKDYLDALIGICYDGVEGLLYLGLFSLLAAASFSTIICAAPRAWKQLTGRDRDYDDMDEEDPFNPQARRIAAHRPPRGQLRSFCSYSSSLGSQSSLHPPAQTVSNAPVSEYMNQAVLFGGNPRYENVPLIGRGSPPPTYSPSMRATYLSVTDEHIRHRGDFPA; via the exons AT GATGTTGTGCTGTGGGCTGCTGACCCTCGTCCTCAGCTGGGCCTCCATGGCTGTGGACACGGTGGCGGCAGTG GGCACCAGCGACTTCTGCGTGGCCCCAGACAAGTTCATCATGAACCAGACAGACGACGAGATCAGTGCAG TGGTGGCTCATTATTACCTGTACTGTGACCAGAGCCTGAGCAACCCCTTCCAGCAG GTTCTCACCGTCTTCCAGCGCTCGCTCACCACGATGCAGATCCAGACCCAGGGTCTCATCCAGTATGCACTGCCCCTCTTCCCCACAGCTGAG AAAGACCTTTTGGGGGTTCAGCAGCTCCTCAACTCCTCAGAGACCAGCCTGCACCAGCTGACAGCCCTGCTGGACTGCCGGGGGCTGCacaag GATTACCTGGACGCCCTCATCGGGATCTGCTACGACGGGGTGGAGGGGCTGCTCTACCTGGGGCTcttctccctgctggcagctgcctcctTCTCCACCATCATCTGCGCTGCCCCCCGCGCGTGGAAGCAGCTCACAGGACG GGACCGGGACTACGACGACATGGACGAGGAGGACCCGTTCAACCCGCAGGCTCGGCGCATCGCCGCCCACCGCCCGCCCCGGGGGCAGCTCCGCAGCTTCTGCAGctacagcagcagcctgggcagccagagcagcctcCACCCCCCCGCCCAGACCGTGTCCAACGCCCCCGTCTCCGAGTACAT GAACCAGGCCGTGCTCTTCGGAGGGAACCCGCGCTACGAGAACGTGCCCCTCATCGGCAGGGGGTCTCCCCCCCCCACG tACTCCCCGAGCATGAGGGCCACGTACCTGAGTGTCACCGATGAGCACATCCGGCACCGCGGCGACTTCCCGGCGTAG